Genomic DNA from Jonesia denitrificans DSM 20603:
CCGAGCAGGACACATCAGTTCACCTGCACATACCTTTCAATGGCGCGGACCGGGAACCGGCAAAAACCGCTGACGAACTCACCCAACGCATTATTGCAACCGTGAACGCTGTCCAAGCCGGCGAATTTGGGCAAAGCATCCCCGACGGCGTCCAAGGCGCCACAGTCACCCTGGTTGTTGACTGCGGTGACACGGCCATCACCCCGTTAGCAACTCAGGCGATCGAGGTGCTGCGCGAACGCCTTGGCAAGTCCATGCCCATCATGGTTCAGTCCAACCCCGACGCAGCCCGCACCGGGGCACACGGCGACACCAGCGCTGCCGTGTCCTTGCCCACAGTCCCCCGGACAGGACCAGATGGAAAGAAACTTGGTCTTTGGGATTCATTGAAGGCCGCCGCGGAGGAGCAAGCTCGCGCCCAAAGCGCGGCAGCCGGATCACCACGCGCGCCTCGTGACACCCTCACGTTGCCGACCTACACCTGGAACGACAACGCCACTGAACTCCAGGCAGACATCATCGTTCTTGGGGACGCAGGCGACGACGAACAAACCCGAACCGACGTGTCCTACCTGGTTGAGCAGTCACTGGCAGCGCTTGCCACCCCCGAGGTTACCTCGCTAGTTCCCGCAGGGACCGAAGGTTACGGGATTCGACTCACCGTCACTGTCAACGACGACGCCGCTGGTGACCGCACTCGGCAAAAACTCGATGAGGGCAAGAACCAGTTCGCGAACACCCGCGTTATTTTCGATGTGACCATCGCGTCCCGCGAAGACGTGAAGGCGCTCCTCCCACCGGCCTAGTGTGAGCCGTGAACCTCACACGGCATGTTAGGGCACGCGAGTAAGCCACTCACGTGTCGAGAACTTTTCTTCAACCAGTTGCTTTGCCCGCGTCAACTCCCACTCACTGACGTGGGCGTCTTGCGTGCGGTACCGCGACCGGAAATGGTCTTTGAACGCCTCAATAATGGACTCACGGGACATTCCGGTTTGCGACCGCAACGGGTCCACGCGTTTCTTCGCCGACTTCGTACCCTTATCAGAGAGCTTTTCGCGCCCAATGCGCAACACATCAAGCATCTTGTCTGCGTCAATGTTGTACGCCATGGTGACGTGATGGAGCACCGTGCCGCCAGCAAGACGTTTTTGCGCCGCACCCGCGATCTTCCCCTGGTCAGAAGCGATGTCATTCAGGGGAACATACCGCGCCTGAACGCCGATCTCCTTGAGCGCGTCAATGACCCACCGGTCCAAAAACTCATAGGACTCTTCAAAGGACATGCCATCAACCAGTGATCCAGGCACAATCAACGAGTACGTAATCGTGTTCCCCGGTTCCACAAACATTGCTCCACCACCAGAGATGCGCCGCACAACGGTCACATTGTGACGCTCGGCGGCTTCCTCATCAACCTCGTTGCGGTAGGACTGGAACGAACCAATAATGACAGCGTTAGCACCCCATTCCCACACCCGAAGCAAAGGGCCACGCAAACCTTGATCCACCGCCTCTGTTTGCGCCTGGTCAAGGGCAATCTGCATGTAAGGCAGTTGAGGGGTGTCATGAATGATGTCAAACGCGTGATCATCCCAGGTCGTTGCTTTCCCCAGGGCCCGGCGCACGGCAACAACAATGTCCCGCGGAGCAAAACCCATCATGGTGACCCCAGGAGTCACTGCCTCTTCAACGGCAGTTCTGAACTCACTAAACGACGCATCAACAGGCATCCCATTGAGTGCGTCATTAAACCCCATGAGCGCATCGTCAGGTTCGAGGAAAAAATCGCCATGAACAGCGACGTTCGCAAGCCGTCCGTCCACCACATCAAGATCGACTGCCACAAGTTTGCCACCGGGGACTTTGTATTCTGCTCTCACGTCCTCGATCCTACGCCGTTCCCGACCTCACGAAACTGTGGTGTTCCTCATGAGACCACCACAGTTTCCGTGGTGGTTATCGTTATGCAACCGGTTTGACCCCCGCGTGGATAAGCCCGTACACGGCAGAATCAATGAGCGCTTCCCACGAAGCTTCTAAGATGTTCGGACCGATCCCGACAGTGAACCACGAACTCACACCATCTGTTGTTTCGATCAGAACTCGGGTGATCGCATCAGTTCCCTGTTCTTGATCCAGAATCCGCACCTTGAAGTCAATGAGTTCAAACTTGGCAATCTCCGGGTAAATCTTCTCAACCGCATGGCGCAACGCCTGGTCAAGGGCGTTCACCGGGCCGTTTCCTTCCGCGGTGACAATGATGCGTTCCCCACCGGCATGGAGTTTGACCGTTGCTTCCGCGATCGCTTCGTCACCGGTGGACCCATAGTTTTCCACAATGGTCCGCCATGACTCGACCGTGAAATACTCCGGGAGCCCACCAGATACCTCATCCCGCAACACAAGATCAAACGATGCGTCCGCAGCTTCATAGGTGTACCCCTGCTGTTCCGCTGACTTCACACGGTTCGTGATACGAGTAAGCACCTCGGTTTGACCCGCCAGGTCAAACCCCAGCTCTTTTCCTTTGAGTTCAATCGATGCGCGGCCCGCCATGTCAGAGACAAGCATGCGCATGTCATTGCCCACTTTGGTGGGGTCTGTGTGCTGGTACAGGTCAGCGTCGACCTTGATCGCTGACGCATGTAACCCTGCCTTGTGTGCAAACGCCGAAGCCCCCACGTAGGGTTGACGGGCGAATGGAGAAATGTTCGTGATCTCAGAGATGGCGTGCGCGATACGCGTCGCATCATCAAGACGTCCACCACGAAGAACGCGACGGTCATACTTGATCTCCAAGTTCGCCACTGTCGTGATGAGGTCAACGTTGCCGGTTCGTTCCCCATACCCGTTGACGGTGCCTTGGAAATGCTGGGCTCCCGCATCCAACGCAGCCAACGTATTGGCCACCGCGCACCCAGAATCGTTGTGGGCGTGCATCCCAAGGATGCCCTCCCCTGTGCGCTCACGCAGTTCGCTGACAATGTCACTCACCCAGTTGGGGAGCATCCCACCGTTAGTGTCACACAGACACACCACTTCAGCGCCCGCATCGAACGCCGCGAGTGCAGCATTGGTGGCATAGTCGGGGTCGTACCGGTACCCGTCAAAGAAGTGCTCCGCGTCGACAAACACACGGCGCCCTTCCCCCACCAGGAAAGCAACTGTGTCCCGGATCATGG
This window encodes:
- the cimA gene encoding citramalate synthase encodes the protein MDLLTAARPRERKLEPTVTLHVYDTTLRDGAQQEGISLSVTDKLAIAPLLDELGVGFIEGGWPGAVPKDTDFFARAARELTLKNAVLAAFGATRKVGVATDKDPQVRALLDSQAPVVTLVAKSDIRHVERALKTDGAENLAMIRDTVAFLVGEGRRVFVDAEHFFDGYRYDPDYATNAALAAFDAGAEVVCLCDTNGGMLPNWVSDIVSELRERTGEGILGMHAHNDSGCAVANTLAALDAGAQHFQGTVNGYGERTGNVDLITTVANLEIKYDRRVLRGGRLDDATRIAHAISEITNISPFARQPYVGASAFAHKAGLHASAIKVDADLYQHTDPTKVGNDMRMLVSDMAGRASIELKGKELGFDLAGQTEVLTRITNRVKSAEQQGYTYEAADASFDLVLRDEVSGGLPEYFTVESWRTIVENYGSTGDEAIAEATVKLHAGGERIIVTAEGNGPVNALDQALRHAVEKIYPEIAKFELIDFKVRILDQEQGTDAITRVLIETTDGVSSWFTVGIGPNILEASWEALIDSAVYGLIHAGVKPVA
- a CDS encoding biotin/lipoate A/B protein ligase family protein, translated to MRAEYKVPGGKLVAVDLDVVDGRLANVAVHGDFFLEPDDALMGFNDALNGMPVDASFSEFRTAVEEAVTPGVTMMGFAPRDIVVAVRRALGKATTWDDHAFDIIHDTPQLPYMQIALDQAQTEAVDQGLRGPLLRVWEWGANAVIIGSFQSYRNEVDEEAAERHNVTVVRRISGGGAMFVEPGNTITYSLIVPGSLVDGMSFEESYEFLDRWVIDALKEIGVQARYVPLNDIASDQGKIAGAAQKRLAGGTVLHHVTMAYNIDADKMLDVLRIGREKLSDKGTKSAKKRVDPLRSQTGMSRESIIEAFKDHFRSRYRTQDAHVSEWELTRAKQLVEEKFSTREWLTRVP